Proteins encoded in a region of the Vitis riparia cultivar Riparia Gloire de Montpellier isolate 1030 chromosome 7, EGFV_Vit.rip_1.0, whole genome shotgun sequence genome:
- the LOC117918424 gene encoding photosystem II reaction center W protein, chloroplastic-like, with protein sequence MASITASTPTSSLPRVGLRPNGGTVGTSSAILGLPVMAKKGRVTCSMKEKPSVEDGSLKMGMGASLMAAACAATMSSPAMALVDERMSTEGTGLPFGLSNNTLGWILFGVFGLIWALYFVYTATLEEDEESGLSL encoded by the exons ATGGCCAGCATCACAGCCAGCACTCCAACCTCATCCCTCCCCCGTGTCGGTCTCCGCCCCAATGGAGGAACAGTTGGGACTTCATCGGCCATTCTGG GGTTGCCGGTGATGGCAAAGAAGGGAAGAGTCACATGCTCAATGAAGGAGAAGCCAAGTGTGGAGGATGGAAGCTTGAAGATGGGGATGGGGGCATCACTGATGGCAGCAGCCTGTGCTGCAACCATGTCAAGCCCAGCCATGGCTCTGGTGGATGAGAGGATGAGCACAGAAGGGACGGGACTTCCATTTGGGTTGAGCAACAACACTCTGGGTTGGATCCTGTTTGGTGTGTTTGGTCTGATTTGGGCTCTCTACTTTGTCTACACTGCAACTCTTGAAGAGGATGAAGAGTCTGGGTTGTCCCTGTAA
- the LOC117918423 gene encoding probable galacturonosyltransferase 6 isoform X1 has product MKQSWRWKRIAILYLLSLSVFCPLILLSERLKHVVFLGKKEFVEDLPSIKYRRDGETLSVVETEEDEGLKEPDLVVYRDGSKENPNSNISSGFTADLLGKNGTEHKVKEENKQNPQKKLATTSGGKQEQSSLTKVQHDQSVRSQPQRVTDEKIKQIRDQVIRAKAYLNLAPPSSNSHLVKELRLRIKELERAVGEATKDSDLSRSALQRMRTMEASLSKASHIYTDCSALVSKLRAMTNRVEEQVRAQKSQATYLVDLAGRTTPKGFHCLTMRLTAEYFALQPEEQNFPNQEKLNDGNLYHYAVFSDNVLACAVVVKSTISNAMDPEKIVFHVVTDSLNHPAMLMWFLLNPPGEATIQIQSVEKFEWLAAKYNSTLKKQNSHDSRYTSALNHLRFYLPDVFPQLDKIVLLDHDVVVQRDLSRLWSVDMKGKVNGAVETCQEGEPSFHRMDMFINFSDPMVAERFDAKTCTWAFGMNLFDLHEWRRQNLTAVYHKYLQMGLENPLWKAGSLPLGWVTFYKRTVALDRRWHALGLGYESGVGRSQIERAAVIQYDGVMKPWLEIGISKYKGYWSKHLNYDHPLLQQCNIHE; this is encoded by the exons ATGAAGCAGTCTTGGCGATGGAAGAGGATCGCCATCCTCTATTTGCTCTCTCTTTCTGTCTTCTGTCCACTTATTTTACTCTCTGAAAGGCTCAAGCATGTAGTTTTTTTAG GGAAGAAAGAGTTTGTGGAGGATTTACCGAGTATT AAGTATAGGAGAGATGGTGAAACACTTAGTGTTGTCGAGACG GAGGAGGATGAAGGCTTAAAAGAGCCAGACCTAGTTGTGTACAGAGACGGATCCAAGGAGAATCCCAATTCCAACATTTCCAGTGGGTTTACTGCTGATTTGTTGGGAAAAAATG GTACTGAACACAAAGTGAAGGAAGAAAACAAGCAAAATCCACAGAAAAAATTAGCAACAACTTCTGGAGGAAAG CAGGAGCAATCTAGCTTGACAAAAGTTCAACATGACCAGAGTGTACGGTCCCAACCACAGAGGGTGACTGATGAGAAGATAAAACAGATAAGAGATCAAGTGATTAGGGCAAAAGCATACTTGAATCTTGCACCACCAAGCAGCAATTCCCACCTAGTGAAAGAGTTAAGACTACGAATTAAAGAGCTGGAGCGGGCTGTGGGTGAAGCCACCAAGGATTCAGATTTGTCAAGGAG TGCTTTGCAGAGGATGAGAACCATGGAAGCATCCTTATCCAAAGCAAGTCACATTTATACAGATTGCTCTGCTTTAGTCTCCAAGCTCCGAGCCATGACTAACAGGGTAGAAGAACAGGTTCGGGCACAGAAGAGTCAAGCAACGTATCTGGTTGACCTTGCTGGAAGGACGACCCCAAAAGGCTTTCACTGCCTTACTATGAGGCTGACAGCTGAATATTTTGCCCTGCAGCCTGAGGAGCAGAATTTCCCtaaccaagaaaaattgaatGATGGAAATCTCTATCACTATGCTGTCTTCTCTGATAATGTTCTGGCCTGTGCCGTGGTTGTGAAATCTACCATCTCCAATGCTATG GATCCAGAGAAAATTGTGTTCCATGTCGTGACGGATTCGCTCAACCACCCAGCAATGTTGATGTGGTTCTTATTAAATCCTCCTGGTGAAGCTACTATACAGATCCAGAGTGTAGAGAAATTTGAATGGTTGGCTGCCAAATATAATTCAACATTGAAGAAGCAAAACTCCCACGATTCAAGATATACTTCTGCACTGAACCACCTTCGTTTCTATCTGCCAGATGTCTTCCCTCAACTTGATAAGATTGTGCTCCTTGATCATGATGTGGTGGTGCAGAGAGATCTGAGCAGACTTTGGAGTGTTGATATGAAGGGTAAAGTAAATGGAGCAGTGGAGACTTGTCAGGAAGGTGAGCCTTCATTCCATCGGATGGATATGTTTATCAACTTCTCTGATCCAATGGTGGCTGAGAGGTTTGATGCCAAGACATGCACATGGGCATTTGGGATGAATTTATTTGATCTGCATGAGTGGAGGCGGCAGAATTTGACAGCTGTCTACCATAAATACCTTCAAATG GGACTTGAGAATCCGTTGTGGAAGGCTGGGAGCTTGCCCTTAGGTTGGGTCACCTTCTACAAGCGGACAGTTGCTTTGGACAGGAGATGGCATGCCCTTGGATTGGGCTATGAGTCTGGTGTGGGGCGGAGCCAGATTGAGCGAGCAGCTGTAATCCAGTACGATGGAGTCATGAAGCCAtggttggaaattggaatttcaaagtACAAGGGCTATTGGAGCAAACACCTAAACTATGACCACCCTTTATTGCAACAGTGCAACATACACGAGTAG
- the LOC117918423 gene encoding probable galacturonosyltransferase 6 isoform X3, producing MKQSWRWKRIAILYLLSLSVFCPLILLSERLKHVVFLGKKEFVEDLPSIYRRDGETLSVVETEEDEGLKEPDLVVYRDGSKENPNSNISSGFTADLLGKNGTEHKVKEENKQNPQKKLATTSGGKQEQSSLTKVQHDQSVRSQPQRVTDEKIKQIRDQVIRAKAYLNLAPPSSNSHLVKELRLRIKELERAVGEATKDSDLSRSALQRMRTMEASLSKASHIYTDCSALVSKLRAMTNRVEEQVRAQKSQATYLVDLAGRTTPKGFHCLTMRLTAEYFALQPEEQNFPNQEKLNDGNLYHYAVFSDNVLACAVVVKSTISNAMDPEKIVFHVVTDSLNHPAMLMWFLLNPPGEATIQIQSVEKFEWLAAKYNSTLKKQNSHDSRYTSALNHLRFYLPDVFPQLDKIVLLDHDVVVQRDLSRLWSVDMKGKVNGAVETCQEGEPSFHRMDMFINFSDPMVAERFDAKTCTWAFGMNLFDLHEWRRQNLTAVYHKYLQMGLENPLWKAGSLPLGWVTFYKRTVALDRRWHALGLGYESGVGRSQIERAAVIQYDGVMKPWLEIGISKYKGYWSKHLNYDHPLLQQCNIHE from the exons ATGAAGCAGTCTTGGCGATGGAAGAGGATCGCCATCCTCTATTTGCTCTCTCTTTCTGTCTTCTGTCCACTTATTTTACTCTCTGAAAGGCTCAAGCATGTAGTTTTTTTAG GGAAGAAAGAGTTTGTGGAGGATTTACCGAGTATT TATAGGAGAGATGGTGAAACACTTAGTGTTGTCGAGACG GAGGAGGATGAAGGCTTAAAAGAGCCAGACCTAGTTGTGTACAGAGACGGATCCAAGGAGAATCCCAATTCCAACATTTCCAGTGGGTTTACTGCTGATTTGTTGGGAAAAAATG GTACTGAACACAAAGTGAAGGAAGAAAACAAGCAAAATCCACAGAAAAAATTAGCAACAACTTCTGGAGGAAAG CAGGAGCAATCTAGCTTGACAAAAGTTCAACATGACCAGAGTGTACGGTCCCAACCACAGAGGGTGACTGATGAGAAGATAAAACAGATAAGAGATCAAGTGATTAGGGCAAAAGCATACTTGAATCTTGCACCACCAAGCAGCAATTCCCACCTAGTGAAAGAGTTAAGACTACGAATTAAAGAGCTGGAGCGGGCTGTGGGTGAAGCCACCAAGGATTCAGATTTGTCAAGGAG TGCTTTGCAGAGGATGAGAACCATGGAAGCATCCTTATCCAAAGCAAGTCACATTTATACAGATTGCTCTGCTTTAGTCTCCAAGCTCCGAGCCATGACTAACAGGGTAGAAGAACAGGTTCGGGCACAGAAGAGTCAAGCAACGTATCTGGTTGACCTTGCTGGAAGGACGACCCCAAAAGGCTTTCACTGCCTTACTATGAGGCTGACAGCTGAATATTTTGCCCTGCAGCCTGAGGAGCAGAATTTCCCtaaccaagaaaaattgaatGATGGAAATCTCTATCACTATGCTGTCTTCTCTGATAATGTTCTGGCCTGTGCCGTGGTTGTGAAATCTACCATCTCCAATGCTATG GATCCAGAGAAAATTGTGTTCCATGTCGTGACGGATTCGCTCAACCACCCAGCAATGTTGATGTGGTTCTTATTAAATCCTCCTGGTGAAGCTACTATACAGATCCAGAGTGTAGAGAAATTTGAATGGTTGGCTGCCAAATATAATTCAACATTGAAGAAGCAAAACTCCCACGATTCAAGATATACTTCTGCACTGAACCACCTTCGTTTCTATCTGCCAGATGTCTTCCCTCAACTTGATAAGATTGTGCTCCTTGATCATGATGTGGTGGTGCAGAGAGATCTGAGCAGACTTTGGAGTGTTGATATGAAGGGTAAAGTAAATGGAGCAGTGGAGACTTGTCAGGAAGGTGAGCCTTCATTCCATCGGATGGATATGTTTATCAACTTCTCTGATCCAATGGTGGCTGAGAGGTTTGATGCCAAGACATGCACATGGGCATTTGGGATGAATTTATTTGATCTGCATGAGTGGAGGCGGCAGAATTTGACAGCTGTCTACCATAAATACCTTCAAATG GGACTTGAGAATCCGTTGTGGAAGGCTGGGAGCTTGCCCTTAGGTTGGGTCACCTTCTACAAGCGGACAGTTGCTTTGGACAGGAGATGGCATGCCCTTGGATTGGGCTATGAGTCTGGTGTGGGGCGGAGCCAGATTGAGCGAGCAGCTGTAATCCAGTACGATGGAGTCATGAAGCCAtggttggaaattggaatttcaaagtACAAGGGCTATTGGAGCAAACACCTAAACTATGACCACCCTTTATTGCAACAGTGCAACATACACGAGTAG
- the LOC117918423 gene encoding probable galacturonosyltransferase 6 isoform X2, whose amino-acid sequence MKQSWRWKRIAILYLLSLSVFCPLILLSERLKHVVFLGKKEFVEDLPSIKYRRDGETLSVVETEEDEGLKEPDLVVYRDGSKENPNSNISSGFTADLLGKNGTEHKVKEENKQNPQKKLATTSGGKEQSSLTKVQHDQSVRSQPQRVTDEKIKQIRDQVIRAKAYLNLAPPSSNSHLVKELRLRIKELERAVGEATKDSDLSRSALQRMRTMEASLSKASHIYTDCSALVSKLRAMTNRVEEQVRAQKSQATYLVDLAGRTTPKGFHCLTMRLTAEYFALQPEEQNFPNQEKLNDGNLYHYAVFSDNVLACAVVVKSTISNAMDPEKIVFHVVTDSLNHPAMLMWFLLNPPGEATIQIQSVEKFEWLAAKYNSTLKKQNSHDSRYTSALNHLRFYLPDVFPQLDKIVLLDHDVVVQRDLSRLWSVDMKGKVNGAVETCQEGEPSFHRMDMFINFSDPMVAERFDAKTCTWAFGMNLFDLHEWRRQNLTAVYHKYLQMGLENPLWKAGSLPLGWVTFYKRTVALDRRWHALGLGYESGVGRSQIERAAVIQYDGVMKPWLEIGISKYKGYWSKHLNYDHPLLQQCNIHE is encoded by the exons ATGAAGCAGTCTTGGCGATGGAAGAGGATCGCCATCCTCTATTTGCTCTCTCTTTCTGTCTTCTGTCCACTTATTTTACTCTCTGAAAGGCTCAAGCATGTAGTTTTTTTAG GGAAGAAAGAGTTTGTGGAGGATTTACCGAGTATT AAGTATAGGAGAGATGGTGAAACACTTAGTGTTGTCGAGACG GAGGAGGATGAAGGCTTAAAAGAGCCAGACCTAGTTGTGTACAGAGACGGATCCAAGGAGAATCCCAATTCCAACATTTCCAGTGGGTTTACTGCTGATTTGTTGGGAAAAAATG GTACTGAACACAAAGTGAAGGAAGAAAACAAGCAAAATCCACAGAAAAAATTAGCAACAACTTCTGGAGGAAAG GAGCAATCTAGCTTGACAAAAGTTCAACATGACCAGAGTGTACGGTCCCAACCACAGAGGGTGACTGATGAGAAGATAAAACAGATAAGAGATCAAGTGATTAGGGCAAAAGCATACTTGAATCTTGCACCACCAAGCAGCAATTCCCACCTAGTGAAAGAGTTAAGACTACGAATTAAAGAGCTGGAGCGGGCTGTGGGTGAAGCCACCAAGGATTCAGATTTGTCAAGGAG TGCTTTGCAGAGGATGAGAACCATGGAAGCATCCTTATCCAAAGCAAGTCACATTTATACAGATTGCTCTGCTTTAGTCTCCAAGCTCCGAGCCATGACTAACAGGGTAGAAGAACAGGTTCGGGCACAGAAGAGTCAAGCAACGTATCTGGTTGACCTTGCTGGAAGGACGACCCCAAAAGGCTTTCACTGCCTTACTATGAGGCTGACAGCTGAATATTTTGCCCTGCAGCCTGAGGAGCAGAATTTCCCtaaccaagaaaaattgaatGATGGAAATCTCTATCACTATGCTGTCTTCTCTGATAATGTTCTGGCCTGTGCCGTGGTTGTGAAATCTACCATCTCCAATGCTATG GATCCAGAGAAAATTGTGTTCCATGTCGTGACGGATTCGCTCAACCACCCAGCAATGTTGATGTGGTTCTTATTAAATCCTCCTGGTGAAGCTACTATACAGATCCAGAGTGTAGAGAAATTTGAATGGTTGGCTGCCAAATATAATTCAACATTGAAGAAGCAAAACTCCCACGATTCAAGATATACTTCTGCACTGAACCACCTTCGTTTCTATCTGCCAGATGTCTTCCCTCAACTTGATAAGATTGTGCTCCTTGATCATGATGTGGTGGTGCAGAGAGATCTGAGCAGACTTTGGAGTGTTGATATGAAGGGTAAAGTAAATGGAGCAGTGGAGACTTGTCAGGAAGGTGAGCCTTCATTCCATCGGATGGATATGTTTATCAACTTCTCTGATCCAATGGTGGCTGAGAGGTTTGATGCCAAGACATGCACATGGGCATTTGGGATGAATTTATTTGATCTGCATGAGTGGAGGCGGCAGAATTTGACAGCTGTCTACCATAAATACCTTCAAATG GGACTTGAGAATCCGTTGTGGAAGGCTGGGAGCTTGCCCTTAGGTTGGGTCACCTTCTACAAGCGGACAGTTGCTTTGGACAGGAGATGGCATGCCCTTGGATTGGGCTATGAGTCTGGTGTGGGGCGGAGCCAGATTGAGCGAGCAGCTGTAATCCAGTACGATGGAGTCATGAAGCCAtggttggaaattggaatttcaaagtACAAGGGCTATTGGAGCAAACACCTAAACTATGACCACCCTTTATTGCAACAGTGCAACATACACGAGTAG
- the LOC117919172 gene encoding magnesium transporter MRS2-I-like: MGRDGFVVPGDIQLASKKKTAVSSWVLMNDNGESTILDVDKYVIMRRVHIHARDLRILDPLLSYPSTILGRERAIVLNLEHIKAIITADEVLLRDPMDDNVIPIVEELQRRLPAVSTSFQGQGEEEDLGAQNDAEAAEENEFPFEFRALEVALEAICSFLDARTRELETAAYPALDELTSKISSRNLDRVRKLKSAMTRLTNRVQKVRDELEQLLDDDDDMADLYLSRKLTRASSSSSGSGAPLWFLASPTIGSRISRTSRASAVTTHEENDVEELEMLLEAYFMQIDGTLNKLSTLREYIDDTEDYINIQLDNHRNQLIQLELFLSSGTVCLSIYSLVAAIFGMNIPYTWRNDHGYMFKWVVILSGMACASIFLSIISYARGKGLVGS, from the exons ATGGGTCGAGACGGGTTTGTCGTTCCCGGGGATATTCAACTGGCTTCGAAGAAGAAGACTGCCGTTAGTAGTTGGGTTTTGATGAATGACAATGGGGAGAGTACAATTCTGGATGTGGACAAGTATGTCATCATGCGCCGCGTGCATATTCATGCCAGAGATCTGCGCATTCTTGATCCTCTCTTGTCATATCCTTCGACCATTCTTGGAAGAGAAAGAGCTATTGTTCTCAATTTGGAG CACATCAAAGCAATTATCACAGCAGATGAG GTATTGCTTCGAGATCCGATGGATGATAATGTTATTCCTATTGTTGAGGAGCTCCAAAGACGGTTGCCGGCAGTAAGTACCAGTTTCCAAGGCCAAGGAGAAGAGGAAGACCTTGGAGCGCAAAATGACGCTGAAGCTGCTGAAGAAAATG AATTTCCATTTGAATTCCGGGCTCTAGAAGTAGCACTAGAAGCCATCTGTAGCTTTCTTGATGCGCGGACAAGGGAGCTGGAAACTGCTGCTTACCCAGCTTTAGATGAGCTAACCTCCAAG ATTAGCAGTCGTAATTTGGATCGGGTTCGTAAATTGAAGAGTGCCATGACAAGGTTGACCAATCGGGTTCAGAAG GTAAGAGATGAGCTTGAACAACTtctggatgatgatgatgatatggCAGACCTGTACTTATCAAGAAAATTGACTAGGGCTTCTTCATCATCCAGTGGTTCTGGTGCTCCCCTCTGGTTCCTTGCATCTCCTACAATAGGCTCAAGGATATCCAGAACAAGTAGAGCAAGTGCAGTAACAACTCATGAGGAGAATGACGTTGAGGAGCTGGAGATGTTGCTTGAG GCTTACTTTATGCAAATTGACGGCACATTGAATAAATTATCCACG CTGCGTGAATACATTGATGACACTGAAGACTACATTAATATTCAG CTTGACAATCATCGAAACCAGCTGATTCAG CTTGAGCTCTTTCTAAGTTCTGGAACTGTCTGTTTGTCTATATATTCTTTGGTGGCTGCAATATTTGGCATGAACATCCCATATACATGGAGGAACGACCATGGATACATGTTCAAATGG GTGGTCATCCTCTCGGGAATGGCTTGTGCATCCATTTTCTTGTCAATAATTTCGTATGCTCGGGGCAAAGGTCTTGTTGggtcttga